In Rahnella variigena, one DNA window encodes the following:
- a CDS encoding glycosyl hydrolase family 18 protein — protein MYKTPVSLLALLIGTVLAPVSQAALPGKPTLGADETTFAIVDINQSASAYNQLVTVKNAADVTVTWNLWTGDAGQTAKVLLNGAQVWSGPSGATGSATFAVNKGGRYQLQVALCNSEGCTTSDAKQIVVADTDGSHLLPLTSTLKENNQPYNNKSGKVVGAYFVEWGVYGRGFSGDKIPAQNLTHILYGFTPICGGDGINDSLKSIEGSFQALQRACAGRQDFKVAIHDPWAAVQMPQQGVSEYSAPYKGNFGQLMALKKAYPNLKIVPSIGGWTLSDPFYFMKDKAKRDVFVASVKEFLQTWKFFDGVDIDWEFPGGGGENPALGSTADGDTYVQLMKDLRAMLNELSAQTGKTYELSSAISAGRDKIDNVDYSAAQQYMDHIFLMSYDFYGAFSLTTLGHQTALYGSASKPDTDYTTDHGVQALLSQGVTPGKIVVGAAMYGRGWTGVKNFQNNDPFTGTATGPTAGTWENGILDYRQVAKLKASSDWQYNYDPAAEAPYLWKPSTGDLITYDDNRSVIAKGKYVLANQLGGLFAWEIDADNGDILNAMHEGLGDGSGGGTTNLAPLASAGTNQNVTGPVTVVLDGSASRDPENSALTYLWTKISGPAVTLTNADKAKAQFNVLTTTQDQVWVFQLKVTDPQGLSATAQVQVTNSAVQANQPPVVTLPATMTVTAGNTFALVAQATDANSDPLTYQWTLPAGLSASSLTTSSINVTAPAVTTSTVYQVSVVVSDGKSSGMASLQLTVNPATSGGCGVTTDPAAAQVAAWDSSKIYNTGDAVSYNQLIWKAKYWTQNNPPLRSSDQWQLVSNITLPYDNAATYVQGEMATYGGHNWKAKVWTQGVTPVAGDNWLDLGAVSCP, from the coding sequence ATGTACAAAACTCCTGTCAGCCTTCTGGCTTTGCTTATCGGCACGGTACTTGCGCCGGTTTCACAGGCGGCTCTACCCGGAAAGCCAACCCTTGGCGCGGATGAAACCACCTTTGCCATTGTTGATATCAATCAGTCTGCCTCGGCCTATAACCAGCTGGTGACGGTAAAAAATGCGGCGGATGTGACGGTCACCTGGAATTTATGGACCGGCGACGCGGGCCAGACAGCCAAAGTTTTACTCAATGGTGCGCAGGTCTGGAGCGGTCCCTCAGGCGCGACAGGCAGCGCCACGTTTGCTGTCAATAAAGGCGGGCGTTATCAGTTACAGGTCGCCTTATGTAACAGCGAAGGTTGTACCACCAGCGATGCCAAACAAATTGTGGTGGCAGATACCGACGGCAGTCATCTGCTACCGTTAACCAGCACGCTGAAGGAAAACAACCAGCCTTATAACAACAAGTCTGGCAAGGTCGTTGGCGCATATTTTGTTGAGTGGGGCGTGTATGGTCGCGGATTCTCCGGGGATAAAATCCCTGCGCAGAACCTGACACATATCCTGTACGGCTTCACGCCGATTTGCGGCGGGGACGGGATTAACGACAGTTTAAAAAGCATTGAGGGCAGTTTTCAGGCCTTGCAACGCGCCTGTGCGGGGCGTCAGGATTTTAAAGTTGCGATACACGATCCCTGGGCTGCGGTGCAGATGCCTCAGCAAGGCGTCAGTGAATATTCAGCACCTTATAAAGGTAACTTTGGTCAGCTGATGGCGCTGAAGAAAGCCTATCCAAACCTGAAAATTGTCCCTTCCATCGGTGGCTGGACGTTGTCAGACCCGTTCTATTTCATGAAGGATAAGGCGAAGCGGGACGTCTTCGTGGCCTCGGTAAAAGAATTTCTGCAAACCTGGAAGTTCTTTGACGGCGTGGATATTGACTGGGAATTTCCGGGTGGTGGCGGTGAAAACCCGGCGCTGGGCAGCACGGCGGATGGCGATACCTATGTGCAGCTGATGAAAGATCTGCGGGCGATGCTTAATGAATTGTCCGCCCAGACAGGAAAAACCTACGAACTGAGTTCGGCGATCAGTGCAGGCAGGGACAAAATTGATAACGTGGATTACAGCGCCGCGCAGCAGTATATGGATCACATATTCCTGATGAGCTACGACTTCTATGGGGCTTTCTCACTGACGACGCTGGGGCATCAAACCGCCTTATACGGTTCCGCCTCGAAACCCGATACCGATTACACCACCGATCATGGCGTGCAGGCATTGCTTTCACAGGGCGTGACGCCGGGCAAAATCGTGGTGGGTGCCGCTATGTACGGGCGCGGCTGGACAGGGGTGAAGAATTTCCAGAATAACGATCCTTTCACTGGCACCGCGACGGGCCCGACCGCAGGGACCTGGGAAAATGGCATTCTCGATTACCGTCAGGTGGCGAAGCTTAAAGCCAGCAGTGACTGGCAGTACAACTATGATCCGGCGGCTGAAGCCCCGTATTTGTGGAAGCCTTCCACCGGTGATTTGATCACTTACGATGACAACCGTTCAGTGATTGCCAAAGGTAAATACGTTCTGGCTAATCAGCTTGGCGGCCTGTTCGCATGGGAAATCGACGCAGATAACGGCGATATTTTGAATGCCATGCATGAAGGCTTAGGGGATGGCAGCGGCGGCGGCACTACAAATCTTGCGCCGCTGGCCAGTGCGGGAACGAATCAGAACGTGACCGGTCCGGTGACCGTGGTACTTGATGGTTCTGCCTCCCGTGACCCGGAAAATAGTGCGCTGACGTATCTGTGGACCAAAATTTCCGGCCCGGCAGTGACGCTGACCAATGCAGACAAAGCCAAAGCGCAGTTTAACGTCCTGACTACCACACAAGATCAGGTGTGGGTATTCCAGCTCAAAGTCACCGACCCGCAAGGACTGAGCGCTACTGCGCAGGTTCAGGTGACAAACTCGGCGGTTCAGGCGAACCAGCCGCCGGTGGTGACGCTGCCAGCGACCATGACCGTGACGGCAGGTAATACCTTCGCGCTGGTGGCACAGGCGACGGATGCTAACAGCGATCCGCTCACGTATCAGTGGACGTTGCCCGCCGGTCTGAGCGCCAGCTCGCTGACGACAAGCTCCATCAACGTTACCGCTCCGGCGGTCACCACCAGCACGGTTTATCAGGTCAGTGTGGTAGTCAGCGACGGAAAATCATCCGGCATGGCCAGCTTACAGCTGACAGTAAACCCGGCGACCTCGGGCGGATGTGGCGTGACAACGGATCCTGCAGCGGCACAAGTGGCAGCCTGGGACAGCAGCAAAATCTACAATACCGGTGATGCCGTAAGCTACAACCAGCTGATATGGAAGGCGAAATACTGGACGCAAAACAATCCGCCATTGCGCAGCAGCGATCAGTGGCAACTCGTCAGCAATATCACTTTGCCTTACGACAATGCGGCCACCTATGTTCAGGGTGAAATGGCCACTTACGGCGGCCATAACTGGAAAGCGAAAGTGTGGACACAGGGAGTGACGCCGGTTGCAGGTGACAACTGGCTGGATCTCGGGGCAGTAAGTTGCCCGTAA
- the carB gene encoding carbamoyl-phosphate synthase large subunit: MPKRTDIKSILILGAGPIVIGQACEFDYSGAQACKALREEGYRVILVNSNPATIMTDPEMADATYIEPIHWEVVRKIIEKERPDAVLPTMGGQTALNCALELERQGVLEEFGVTMIGATADAIDKAEDRRRFDVAMKKIGLDTARSGIAHTMEEALAVAADVGFPCIIRPSFTMGGTGGGIAYNREEFEEICERGLDLSPTKELLIDESLIGWKEYEMEVVRDKNDNCIIVCSIENFDAMGIHTGDSITVAPAQTLTDKEYQIMRNASMAVLREIGVETGGSNVQFSVNPKNGRLIVIEMNPRVSRSSALASKATGFPIAKVAAKLAVGYTLDELMNDITGGKTPASFEPSIDYVVTKIPRFNFEKFAGANDRLTTQMKSVGEVMAIGRTQQESLQKALRGLEVGASGFDPKVSLDDPEALTKIRRELKEAGAERIWYIADAFRAGMSVDGIFNLTNVDRWFLVQIEELVKLENEVAEGGFNILTHDYLRMLKRKGFADLRLAKLVGVSESEVRKLRHKYNLHPVYKRVDTCAAEFSTDTAYMYSTYEEECESNPTNDKPKIMVLGGGPNRIGQGIEFDYCCVHASLALREDGYETIMVNCNPETVSTDYDTSDRLYFESVTLEDVLEIVRIEQPKGVIVQYGGQTPLKLARELEAAGVPIIGTSPDAIDRAEDRERFQQAVHRLGLKQPANATVATIEQAVEKAAGIGYPLVVRPSYVLGGRAMEIVYDEIDLRRYFQNAVSVSNDAPVLLDRFLDDAVEVDVDAICDGERVLIGGIMEHIEQAGVHSGDSACSLPCYTLSQEIQDVMRQQVEKLAFELSVRGLMNVQFAVKNNEVYLIEVNPRAARTVPFVSKATGVPLAKVAARVMAGQTLAQQGITEEVIPPYYSVKEVVLPFNKFPGVDPILGPEMRSTGEVMGVGRTFAEAFAKAQLGSNSGMKKAGRALLSVREGDKGRVVDLAAKLLKRGFELDATHGTAVVLGEAGINPRLVNKVHEGRPHIQDRIKNGEYVYIVNTTAGRQAIEDSKLIRRSALQYKVHYDTTLNGGFATAMALSSDPTEQVISVQEMHAKISK, translated from the coding sequence ATGCCAAAACGTACAGACATAAAAAGCATCCTGATCCTGGGCGCCGGCCCGATTGTTATCGGCCAGGCTTGTGAATTTGACTACTCGGGTGCGCAGGCGTGTAAGGCGCTGCGTGAAGAGGGTTACCGCGTCATTCTGGTGAACTCCAACCCTGCGACCATCATGACTGACCCGGAAATGGCCGATGCGACTTACATCGAGCCAATTCACTGGGAAGTGGTGCGCAAGATTATCGAGAAAGAACGTCCGGATGCCGTGCTGCCAACCATGGGCGGCCAGACCGCACTGAACTGTGCGCTGGAACTGGAACGTCAGGGCGTGCTGGAAGAATTCGGCGTGACCATGATTGGTGCGACCGCCGATGCGATTGATAAAGCGGAAGACCGTCGCCGTTTCGACGTGGCGATGAAAAAAATCGGCCTCGACACCGCACGTTCCGGTATCGCACACACCATGGAAGAAGCGCTGGCGGTTGCCGCTGATGTTGGCTTCCCGTGCATCATTCGTCCTTCCTTCACCATGGGCGGCACCGGTGGCGGTATCGCGTACAACCGTGAAGAGTTTGAAGAGATTTGCGAACGCGGTCTGGATCTTTCCCCAACCAAAGAGCTGCTGATTGATGAGTCGCTGATTGGCTGGAAAGAGTACGAGATGGAAGTGGTGCGTGATAAAAACGACAACTGCATCATCGTCTGCTCCATCGAGAACTTCGATGCGATGGGCATCCATACCGGTGACTCCATCACCGTGGCCCCCGCGCAAACCCTGACCGACAAAGAATACCAAATCATGCGTAACGCCTCGATGGCGGTACTGCGTGAAATCGGCGTAGAAACCGGTGGCTCTAACGTCCAGTTCTCGGTAAACCCGAAAAATGGCCGTCTGATCGTTATCGAAATGAACCCGCGCGTATCACGTTCTTCCGCGCTGGCGTCTAAAGCGACCGGTTTCCCGATTGCCAAAGTGGCCGCGAAACTGGCGGTGGGTTACACCCTCGATGAACTGATGAACGACATCACCGGCGGCAAAACCCCGGCCTCGTTCGAACCTTCCATTGACTACGTTGTGACTAAAATTCCTCGCTTCAACTTCGAGAAATTTGCCGGTGCCAACGACCGTCTGACCACGCAGATGAAATCTGTCGGCGAAGTGATGGCGATTGGCCGCACTCAGCAGGAATCTCTGCAAAAAGCCCTTCGCGGTCTGGAAGTGGGCGCGAGTGGTTTTGACCCGAAAGTGAGTCTGGATGACCCGGAAGCGCTGACTAAAATTCGTCGCGAGCTGAAAGAAGCCGGTGCCGAGCGTATCTGGTACATCGCTGATGCTTTCCGCGCTGGCATGTCCGTTGACGGTATCTTCAACCTGACCAACGTGGATCGCTGGTTCCTGGTGCAGATTGAAGAACTGGTGAAACTGGAAAATGAAGTGGCCGAAGGTGGCTTCAACATCCTGACCCACGATTACCTGCGCATGCTCAAGCGTAAAGGTTTTGCGGATCTGCGTCTGGCGAAACTGGTCGGCGTTTCAGAAAGCGAAGTGCGCAAACTGCGTCACAAATACAACCTGCATCCGGTCTACAAACGTGTGGATACCTGTGCGGCGGAATTCTCTACCGATACCGCCTACATGTATTCGACGTATGAAGAAGAATGCGAATCTAACCCGACCAACGACAAGCCGAAAATCATGGTGCTGGGCGGTGGTCCAAACCGTATCGGTCAGGGTATCGAGTTCGACTATTGCTGCGTTCACGCCTCACTGGCGCTGCGCGAAGACGGTTACGAAACCATCATGGTTAACTGTAACCCGGAAACGGTGTCTACTGACTACGACACTTCCGATCGTCTGTATTTCGAATCCGTCACACTGGAAGACGTGCTGGAAATCGTGCGTATCGAACAGCCGAAAGGGGTGATTGTTCAGTATGGCGGCCAGACTCCGCTGAAACTTGCGCGTGAACTGGAAGCCGCTGGCGTGCCAATTATTGGTACCAGCCCGGACGCGATTGACCGTGCCGAAGACCGCGAACGTTTCCAGCAGGCGGTTCACCGTCTGGGTCTGAAACAACCGGCGAACGCCACCGTTGCGACTATCGAACAGGCAGTCGAAAAAGCGGCGGGTATCGGTTATCCGCTGGTGGTGCGTCCTTCGTATGTGCTGGGCGGCCGCGCGATGGAAATCGTCTACGACGAAATCGACCTGCGCCGTTACTTCCAGAATGCGGTCAGCGTCTCGAACGATGCTCCGGTTCTGCTGGATCGCTTCCTTGACGACGCCGTAGAAGTTGACGTTGATGCTATCTGCGACGGCGAGCGCGTACTGATTGGCGGCATCATGGAGCACATCGAACAGGCGGGTGTTCACTCCGGTGACTCCGCATGTTCATTGCCTTGTTACACGCTGAGCCAGGAAATTCAGGATGTGATGCGTCAGCAGGTCGAGAAACTGGCTTTCGAGCTGAGCGTTCGCGGTCTGATGAACGTCCAGTTCGCCGTGAAGAACAACGAAGTCTATCTGATTGAAGTTAACCCGCGTGCAGCCCGTACCGTACCGTTCGTCTCCAAAGCGACCGGTGTACCGCTGGCGAAAGTGGCGGCTCGCGTGATGGCGGGTCAGACACTGGCACAGCAGGGCATTACTGAAGAAGTGATCCCGCCTTACTACTCCGTCAAAGAAGTGGTGCTGCCGTTCAACAAATTCCCTGGCGTTGACCCGATTCTGGGGCCGGAAATGCGTTCTACCGGTGAAGTCATGGGCGTCGGCCGTACCTTCGCAGAAGCCTTTGCTAAAGCGCAGCTGGGCAGTAATTCCGGTATGAAGAAAGCCGGTCGCGCACTGTTGTCAGTCCGCGAGGGTGACAAAGGTCGCGTGGTGGATTTAGCCGCGAAACTGCTGAAACGCGGTTTCGAGCTGGATGCAACCCACGGTACGGCGGTAGTGCTGGGCGAGGCCGGGATTAATCCACGTCTGGTCAACAAGGTGCATGAAGGCCGTCCGCATATTCAGGACCGTATCAAGAACGGCGAATATGTCTATATCGTGAACACCACGGCTGGCCGTCAGGCGATTGAAGACTCTAAGCTTATCCGTCGCAGCGCACTGCAATACAAAGTGCATTACGACACCACGCTGAACGGTGGTTTTGCTACCGCGATGGCGCTGTCATCTGACCCGACTGAGCAGGTAATTTCGGTGCAGGAAATGCACGCCAAAATCAGCAAATAA
- a CDS encoding LysE family translocator, with amino-acid sequence MLETTLFVASIAFLGMLSPGPDFFLVIKNAARYPRIAALMTSLGVICGVITHMSYCVAGLAVVITTTPWLFNLLKYVGAVYLIWVGIQALFSRSNSKMNLDGLEPQQVKLRTAFVQGYLCNLLNPKATLFFLAMFTQVLQINSTVGEKLWYASIIVSLSAIWWPSLALLIQSPPVRRGLAKAQKIIDKLLGGVLIGLGIKVALS; translated from the coding sequence ATGCTTGAAACCACCCTTTTTGTTGCCAGTATTGCCTTCCTCGGCATGCTTTCTCCCGGCCCTGATTTCTTTCTGGTGATCAAAAATGCGGCCCGCTATCCGCGCATTGCTGCACTCATGACGTCGCTGGGTGTGATTTGCGGCGTGATTACGCACATGTCTTATTGCGTGGCGGGTCTGGCAGTGGTGATCACCACTACGCCGTGGTTATTCAATTTGCTGAAATACGTCGGTGCCGTGTATCTGATCTGGGTGGGTATTCAGGCGTTGTTCTCCCGCAGCAACAGCAAAATGAACCTCGACGGGCTCGAGCCGCAGCAGGTGAAATTACGCACGGCGTTCGTGCAGGGTTACCTGTGTAATCTGCTGAATCCTAAGGCGACGCTTTTCTTCCTGGCGATGTTTACTCAGGTTTTGCAGATCAACTCCACCGTCGGTGAAAAGCTGTGGTACGCCTCGATAATCGTGAGTTTGTCTGCTATCTGGTGGCCGTCACTGGCCTTGCTGATCCAGAGCCCGCCGGTACGTCGCGGTCTGGCAAAAGCACAAAAAATTATCGATAAGCTGCTGGGTGGCGTGCTGATTGGTTTAGGTATCAAAGTCGCACTGAGCTGA
- the kefC gene encoding glutathione-regulated potassium-efflux system protein KefC yields the protein MDNHNLMIEGLIYLGSAALFVPIAVRLGLGSVLGYLIAGCIIGPWGLKLVSDAESILTFAEIGVVLMLFVIGLELDPKRLWTMRASVFGGGSIQMVGCGVVLSAFCYFLGLDWKIALLIGLTLALSSTAIAMQAMSERSLTASPIGRSAFAVLLFQDIAAIPLVAMIPLLASTGEATTLMSFGLSAAKVAGALVLVILLGRYVTRPLLHFVARSGMREVFSAVALFLVFGFGILLEMAGMSMAMGAFLAGVLLASSEYRHALESDIQPFKGLLLGLFFIGVGMSIDFGTLVHQPLLIATLLVGFMALKAALLWLIAPWLGVPKKQRGLFAILIGQGSEFAFVIFSTAQMAGVLPVEWSKALTLAVALSMAVTPLLLVLSARLERNAPKDDRPQDTIDEENAQVIIAGFGRFGQIAGRLLLANNVHTVVLDHDPDHIETLRKFGTKVFYGDATRVDLLESAGAAQAKVLINAIDDVDANLQLTALAKEHFPNLKVIARARDVDHWYQLRQLGVEAPERELFEGSLRVGRDVLEALGLDAYEAREKADLFRRYNLKMLEATIENYEDTEFRIASMQRAKDMLTAAIEQDQERLASGQQQGWRGSIDGKAPENEVIEAKG from the coding sequence TTGGATAACCATAACCTGATGATCGAAGGCCTGATTTATCTCGGCTCGGCGGCGCTGTTTGTGCCGATTGCTGTGCGGCTGGGGCTGGGTTCCGTGCTCGGTTATCTGATCGCCGGCTGCATTATCGGTCCGTGGGGGCTGAAGCTGGTGTCAGATGCGGAGTCGATTCTGACCTTTGCGGAAATCGGCGTGGTGCTGATGCTGTTTGTCATCGGTCTGGAGCTGGATCCCAAACGGTTATGGACCATGCGTGCCTCAGTATTCGGCGGCGGCAGTATTCAGATGGTCGGCTGCGGCGTGGTGCTCAGCGCGTTCTGTTACTTCCTCGGGCTGGACTGGAAAATCGCGTTGCTGATTGGCCTGACGCTGGCGCTGTCCTCAACGGCCATAGCCATGCAGGCGATGAGTGAGCGCAGCCTGACCGCGTCACCCATTGGCCGCAGCGCGTTTGCGGTATTGCTGTTTCAGGATATCGCGGCGATCCCGCTGGTGGCGATGATCCCGTTACTGGCAAGTACCGGCGAAGCCACTACGCTGATGAGTTTTGGTTTGTCAGCGGCAAAAGTGGCCGGTGCGCTGGTGCTGGTTATTCTGCTCGGACGCTATGTCACGCGGCCATTACTGCACTTCGTGGCACGCTCCGGCATGCGTGAAGTCTTCAGTGCCGTTGCGCTGTTTCTTGTATTCGGTTTCGGCATTTTGCTGGAAATGGCCGGTATGTCGATGGCGATGGGCGCATTTCTGGCAGGCGTATTGCTGGCGAGTTCTGAATACCGTCACGCGCTGGAAAGCGATATTCAGCCGTTTAAAGGCCTGCTGCTCGGCCTGTTCTTTATCGGCGTCGGGATGTCTATCGACTTCGGCACGCTGGTCCATCAGCCGTTGCTGATCGCCACATTGCTGGTCGGATTTATGGCGCTGAAAGCCGCTTTGCTGTGGCTGATTGCGCCGTGGCTGGGTGTGCCGAAAAAGCAGCGCGGCCTGTTTGCCATCTTAATCGGGCAGGGCAGTGAATTCGCGTTCGTGATTTTCAGTACGGCGCAGATGGCCGGTGTGTTGCCGGTGGAATGGTCAAAGGCGCTGACGCTGGCCGTTGCACTTTCTATGGCGGTGACGCCATTACTGCTGGTGTTGTCGGCGCGTCTTGAACGCAATGCGCCAAAAGATGACCGTCCGCAAGACACCATCGATGAAGAAAATGCCCAGGTTATTATCGCCGGATTCGGTCGTTTTGGTCAGATTGCCGGTCGTCTGTTACTGGCCAACAACGTTCATACCGTGGTTCTTGACCACGATCCTGACCATATTGAAACGCTGCGCAAATTTGGTACCAAAGTATTTTACGGCGATGCCACGCGCGTGGATTTGCTGGAATCGGCAGGCGCGGCGCAGGCTAAAGTCCTGATTAACGCCATTGATGATGTGGACGCCAACCTTCAGCTGACCGCGCTGGCGAAAGAGCATTTCCCGAACCTGAAAGTGATTGCCCGTGCGCGTGACGTTGATCACTGGTATCAGTTGCGCCAGTTAGGTGTAGAAGCGCCGGAGCGTGAACTGTTTGAAGGTTCACTGCGCGTCGGTCGTGATGTGCTGGAAGCGCTGGGGCTGGATGCTTATGAAGCCCGTGAGAAAGCCGATTTGTTCCGCCGCTATAACCTGAAAATGCTGGAAGCGACTATCGAGAATTACGAAGATACCGAATTCCGCATCGCCAGTATGCAGCGTGCGAAAGATATGCTGACGGCAGCGATTGAGCAGGATCAGGAGCGTCTGGCTTCCGGTCAGCAACAGGGCTGGCGCGGCAGTATTGACGGAAAAGCCCCGGAGAATGAGGTGATTGAAGCGAAGGGGTAA
- the carA gene encoding glutamine-hydrolyzing carbamoyl-phosphate synthase small subunit, translating to MIKSALLVLEDGTQFHGRAIGAEGSAVGEVVFNTSMTGYQEILTDPSYSRQIVTLTYPHIGNVGTNAADAESSAVHAQGLVIRDLPLIASNYRSEENLSDYLKRNNIVAIADIDTRKLTRLLREKGAQNGCIIAGDSPDAELALQKAKAFPGLKGMDLAKEVTTTESYSWQQGSWTLEGELPEAKKSEELPFHVVAYDYGAKRNILRMLVDRGCRLTVVPAQTPAEEVLKMNPDGIFLSNGPGDPEPCDYAIAAIKSFLETDIPVFGICLGHQLLALASGAKTVKMKLGHHGGNHPVKDIDKDIVMITAQNHGFAVDETGLPANLRVTHKSLFDHTVQGIHRTDKAAFSFQGHPEASPGPHDAAPLFDHFIELIEAFRATNKNDATLTGK from the coding sequence TTGATAAAGTCAGCGCTATTGGTTCTGGAAGACGGAACCCAATTCCACGGTCGGGCCATCGGGGCAGAAGGGTCGGCAGTGGGGGAAGTGGTCTTCAATACGTCGATGACCGGTTATCAAGAAATCCTCACTGATCCTTCCTATTCCCGCCAGATTGTCACTCTCACTTATCCCCATATCGGTAATGTCGGCACTAACGCCGCTGATGCAGAATCCTCCGCAGTACACGCTCAAGGCCTGGTCATTCGCGATTTACCTCTGATTGCCAGCAATTACCGCAGTGAAGAAAACCTCTCTGATTATCTCAAGCGCAACAACATCGTTGCCATCGCCGATATTGATACCCGCAAACTGACCCGCCTGTTACGTGAAAAAGGCGCACAGAACGGCTGCATCATTGCGGGCGATTCACCGGATGCTGAACTGGCGCTGCAAAAAGCCAAAGCATTCCCGGGGCTGAAAGGGATGGATCTGGCGAAAGAAGTGACGACGACAGAATCCTACAGCTGGCAGCAAGGCAGCTGGACGCTGGAAGGCGAACTGCCGGAAGCGAAGAAATCTGAAGAACTGCCATTCCACGTGGTGGCTTACGACTACGGCGCGAAGCGTAATATCCTGCGCATGCTGGTGGATCGCGGTTGCCGCCTGACAGTGGTTCCTGCGCAAACGCCTGCAGAAGAAGTGCTGAAGATGAATCCGGACGGTATTTTCCTGTCCAACGGCCCGGGTGACCCGGAGCCATGTGATTACGCGATCGCGGCGATCAAATCCTTCCTGGAAACTGACATTCCGGTATTCGGCATCTGTCTCGGCCACCAGTTACTGGCACTGGCCAGCGGCGCGAAGACCGTAAAAATGAAGCTCGGCCACCACGGCGGTAACCACCCGGTAAAAGATATCGATAAAGATATCGTGATGATCACCGCGCAGAACCACGGTTTTGCGGTTGATGAAACCGGTCTGCCTGCCAACCTGCGCGTGACCCACAAATCACTGTTCGACCACACGGTGCAGGGAATTCATCGCACTGATAAAGCGGCGTTCAGCTTCCAGGGGCACCCTGAAGCCAGTCCGGGCCCGCACGATGCGGCACCGCTGTTCGACCACTTCATCGAACTGATCGAAGCTTTTCGCGCTACCAATAAAAACGACGCCACTCTTACAGGCAAATAA
- the dapB gene encoding 4-hydroxy-tetrahydrodipicolinate reductase — protein sequence MSNADIRMAIVGAGGRMGRQLIQAVSDADGVVLGAALERSGSSLVGADAGELAGVGTMGIKVHDNLDAVTNDFDILIDFTRPEGTLAHLEFCQKHHKGMIIGTTGFDDAGKAAIKQASEIIPVVFAANFSVGVNVVLKLLEKAAKVMGDYTDIEIVEAHHRHKVDAPSGTALAMGEAIAGALGRDLKECAVYAREGYTGERDPKSIGFATIRAGDIVGEHTAMFADIGERVEITHKASSRMTFANGAVRAGKWLYSHKTGLYDMRDVLGLDDL from the coding sequence ATGAGTAACGCTGATATTCGCATGGCCATTGTTGGCGCAGGTGGCCGCATGGGCCGGCAGCTGATTCAGGCCGTATCCGATGCCGATGGTGTGGTGTTGGGCGCAGCGCTGGAACGTTCGGGCTCTTCCTTAGTGGGTGCCGATGCGGGTGAACTGGCCGGTGTCGGTACTATGGGCATTAAAGTGCATGACAATCTGGATGCTGTGACGAATGACTTCGATATTTTGATCGACTTCACCCGTCCGGAAGGCACGCTGGCGCATCTGGAATTTTGCCAGAAGCACCATAAAGGCATGATTATCGGGACCACGGGCTTTGATGATGCCGGTAAGGCCGCAATTAAGCAGGCTTCGGAGATCATTCCTGTCGTTTTTGCCGCCAACTTCAGCGTTGGCGTGAATGTTGTCCTCAAGCTGCTGGAAAAGGCGGCCAAAGTCATGGGCGATTACACGGATATTGAAATCGTGGAAGCGCACCACCGTCATAAAGTTGATGCACCATCAGGTACAGCACTGGCGATGGGTGAAGCGATTGCCGGTGCATTAGGCCGTGATCTCAAAGAGTGCGCGGTGTATGCCCGTGAAGGTTATACCGGTGAACGTGATCCAAAGAGTATTGGTTTTGCCACGATTCGTGCAGGCGATATCGTCGGTGAACACACCGCGATGTTTGCAGATATCGGTGAGCGCGTTGAGATAACGCACAAGGCTTCCAGCCGCATGACATTCGCAAATGGCGCTGTTCGTGCGGGTAAGTGGCTTTACTCACATAAAACCGGTCTTTATGACATGCGCGACGTGCTTGGTTTAGACGATTTGTAA
- the kefF gene encoding glutathione-regulated potassium-efflux system oxidoreductase KefF, with translation MILIIYAHPYPRHSRANQGLLSAVSDLPNVEVRSLYDLYPDFNIDIAAEQKAVERADLVVFQHPIQWYSLPPLMKLWIDKVLEHGWAYGHEGNALNGKHCLWAVTTGGNEHHFELGDHPDFDVLAQPLQATAIYCGMHWLPYFAVHNTFICDEVALKAAGEEYRRRLTACLSLKEGCPPEVSLG, from the coding sequence ATGATTTTAATAATTTACGCCCATCCTTATCCGCGTCATTCAAGAGCCAATCAGGGGCTGCTGTCTGCCGTCAGTGATTTGCCCAATGTTGAAGTGCGCTCGCTTTACGACCTCTATCCCGATTTCAATATCGATATCGCCGCTGAACAGAAAGCGGTTGAACGCGCGGATTTGGTGGTTTTTCAGCATCCCATCCAATGGTACAGCCTGCCGCCGCTGATGAAACTGTGGATCGACAAAGTGCTTGAGCACGGCTGGGCCTACGGTCACGAAGGCAATGCGCTGAACGGAAAACATTGCCTGTGGGCGGTGACGACCGGTGGCAACGAGCACCATTTCGAACTGGGTGATCACCCTGATTTCGACGTGCTGGCGCAGCCGTTACAGGCGACAGCCATTTATTGCGGTATGCACTGGCTGCCGTATTTTGCCGTCCACAACACCTTTATTTGTGATGAAGTGGCGCTGAAGGCGGCGGGCGAGGAATATCGCCGGCGTTTAACGGCTTGTCTGAGTCTGAAAGAAGGCTGTCCGCCGGAGGTGAGTCTTGGATAA